In the Quercus lobata isolate SW786 chromosome 5, ValleyOak3.0 Primary Assembly, whole genome shotgun sequence genome, one interval contains:
- the LOC115990837 gene encoding telomerase reverse transcriptase-like, whose translation MVKTKKRRRVPEVLWRLFRKRARSLASTIESLLPSSMSSLVRDEKDPPQYRKLLNQCFLVVSENAPPLSRFNPHSRWSQSQIVQRTIEILISEQPMSSNVICNAYDKINHSTPIMELLCSPAWCLLLQRVGDDVMLYLLKYTSIFVPVPCKKHYQVSGPPISDLCLKFSSQTLEPQDQPTSLDKCGSNKKRALVDCANSMLEIQKLSRDCVGSNVRRCSRSFSRLHGNKCSRTSLLEEVTPIIGTGTNNTEGDSNEELPKISNQIVAKSRKRSRPFSWLRHRKRRHLNFEETSIKTSSATILTEKDSVSGRLQDDVNSCLNSCEKMPCFSVSQAPKPLVVAKGAYINRKSMFYDMERSSSMFPVKHILNSLKSNIAGAKFLIGNIFGLSEINATQEMPCCQSSGFCVNKSACMYHSLVKLFKRVVRRTQCCQHLRLLDKHCAVPELNDTGKSSTNFKLSIGTILLCTSCVNRLASSKKNIILLKFSFQAESKKNVPEKAHGFHTAYCKETEPQFEANTCYCLRSQVVSFVWAMIRSIVPTELLGTPSNWRILRRNITWFIQLRRFEKFSLKKCVHKLKVSEFPFLSTQNISCCFSNQKQKYATGESVDMHKGSRRLDDAAYALRHKLLESWIFWLFSCLVVPLVQANFYVTETEHGNQDIYYYRKSVWEKLINNTVTCLKDQGYRDLDDVTVRNIMKNRKFGFSKLRLRPKGNDMRMLANLKASSRMPTQKSSLENQSCGMHGKGKPCPKKVKFNQFKSVNIALRDTHAVLKGMLEEPEKLGSSVFDYNDVYRKLCPFLIGLKNRLATMPGAFVVVSDVRKAFDSIDQDKLLTVMKDIIQKDEYLLKESHQVVCTKKSVWVHKNLVLMDQNMSTPKVTSSVPYRLLHTVFVNQEWSRHVKKEEFFFILKEHVKYNVLQFDKKFFVQGVGIPQGSALSPLLCSLYYGHLERNLIIPFLEKTSKGASKDISRRHISMDASAEESSGDRYILLRFTDDHLFISTSKKQAASYFSRLQRGFCEYNCYMNDGKFSHNFDIGQLSGIPSSRAYVGEDGISFLRWCGLLLNCCTLEVQADYTKYLNNHLSSTLTVSWQSKPGRHLRAKLCSFMRPKCHPIFFDSNINSAAVIRLNIYQAFLVCAMKFHCYVCDLSCICKLHAGFYLHIIERSLRYMYKLIKKRMHSACHYSDVQPILQLEEEEVEWLGFYAYIQVLKRKESRHKQLISSLRNKLEHTIPTSVPLPPQLKYAVDASHSSLIWNIKY comes from the exons ATGGTTAAGACTAAGAAACGGAGGAGGGTTCCGGAGGTGCTATGGCGGCTATTCCGCAAGCGCGCGCGGAGTCTGGCGAGCACAATCGAGTCGCTGCTGCCTTCTTCAATGTCGTCATTGGTGAGAGACGAGAAGGACCCCCCACAGTACCGGAAGCTCTTGAATCAATGCTTCCTTGTGGTCTCTGAAAATGCGCCTCCTCTCTCGCGTTTCAACCCCCACTCTCGCTGGTCCCAATCTCAGATTGTGCAAAGGACCATTGAAATACTGATTTCTGAGCAACCCATGTCTTCTAATGTTATTTGCAATGCTTATGATAAG ATTAATCATTCAACCCCCATTATGGAACTTCTATGCTCTCCAGCTTGGTGTCTTCTCTTACAAAGG GTTGGGGATGATGTCATGCTTTATCTTTTAAAGTACACATCAATATTTGTGCCAGTTCCTTGTAAGAAACATTATCAGGTATCAGGGCCTCCTATAAGTGATTTATGCCTCAAATTTTCCAGCCAAACATTGGAGCCTCAGGATCAACCTACTTCACTTGATAAATGTG GATCCAACAAGAAGAGGGCTTTAGTTGACTGTGCTAACTCAATGTTAGAAATACAGAAACTCAGTAGAGATTGTGTTGGCTCCAATGTTAGGCGTTGTTCAAGATCATTTAGTCGGCTTCATGGAAACAAGTGTTCTCGAACGAGTTTATTGGAAGAAGTCACACCAATTATTGGAACTGGTACCAATAATACTGAAGGGGACTCAAATGAGGAACTTCCAAAAATCTCAAATCAGATAGTGGCAAAGTCTAGAAAGCGTTCAAGGCCATTTAGTTGGCTGCGTCATAGAAAGCGAAGGCatttaaattttgaagaaacCAGCATTAAGACCTCTTCTGCAACAATTCTTACAGAAAAAGATAGCGTATCTGGGAGGCTCCAGGATGATGTGAATTCTTGCTTAAATAGTTGTGAAAAG ATGCCTTGTTTTTCAGTATCACAAGCTCCTAAGCCCTTGGTAGTCGCCAAAGGGGCTTATATTAATCGGAAATCCATGTTTTATGACATGGAACGTTCTTCATCAATGTTTCCAGTAAAAC ATATACTAAATTCTCTAAAGTCCAATATTGCTGGTGCAAAATTTCTTATTGGCAATATCTTTGGCTTATCTGAGATAAATGCAACTCAGGAAATGCCATGCTGCCAGAGTAGTGGCTTCTGTGTCAACAAATCAGCATGCAT GTACCACTCACTTGTTAAGTTGTTTAAGAGGGTCGTACGCAGGACACAGTGTTGCCAACATCTGAGATTATTGGATAAGCATTGTGCTGTTCCAGAATTAAATGATACTGGAAAATCTAGCACCAACTTTAAGTTAAGTATTGGGACTATTTTGTTATGTACAAGTTGTGTGAAT CGTCTTGCTTCctctaagaaaaatataatacttctgaaattttcatttcaggctgaatcaaagaaaaatgttCCTGAGAAAGCTCATGGTTTTCATACTGCATATTGCAAGGAAACTGAACCTCAGTTTGAAGCAAATACTTGCTATTGCTTGAGAAGTCAGGTAGTGTCATTTGTATGGGCAATGATTAGGAGTATAGTTCCTACAGAATTGCTAGGAACTCCTTCTAACTGGAGAATATTAAGAAGAAATATTACCTGGTTTATTCAACTACGAAGATTTGAGAAGTTCTCATTAAAGAAATGCGTGCATAAATTAAAAGTATCAGAGTTCCCATTTCTATCAACTCAAAATATTTCATGTTGCTTTAgtaatcaaaagcaaaaatatgCAACAGGGGAGAGTGTTGACATGCATAAGGGATCCAGAAGATTGGATGATGCTGCATATGCTTTGAGACATAAACTTCTAGAAAGCTGGATCTTTTGGCTCTTTTCATGTCTAGTAGTACCACTGGTGCAAGCAAACTTCTATGTCACTGAAACTGAGCATGGGAATCaagatatatattattataggAAGTCAGTTTGGGAGAAGTTGATAAATAACACCGTCACTTGCTTGAAAGATCAGGGCTATCGTGACTTGGATGATGTGACTGTTAGAAATattatgaaaaacagaaaattTGGCTTCTCAAAGCTAAGGCTTCGTCCCAAAGGAAATGATATGAGGATGCTGGCAAATCTAAAAGCCTCATCAAGAATGCCAACACAAAAATCCTCTTTGGAAAATCAATCATGTGGAAtgcatggaaaaggaaaaccTTGTCCAAAGAAAGTTAAATTTAATCAATTCAAGTCTGTAAATATTGCTCTTCGTGATACACACGCTGTCTTAAAAGGAATGTTGGAAGAACCTGAGAAGCTGGGATCATCAGTTTTTGATTACAATGACGTCTACAGAAAGTTATGTCCATTTCTAATTGGTCTGAAAAATAGGTTGGCAACCATGCCTGGTgcatttgttgttgtttctgATGTACGAAAAGCATTTGATTCTATTGATCAGGATAAGCTGCTTACTGTAATGAAAGATATCATACAGAAAGATGAATATCTTCTTAAAGAGTCCCATCAAGTAGTCTGCACAAAGAAATCTGTGTGGGTTCATAAGAACCTTGTCTTGATGGATCAAAATATGAGCACTCCAAAAGTCACATCCTCTGTTCCTTACCGTTTACTGCATACTGTCTTTGTTAACCAG GAGTGGAGCAGGCATGTGAAAAAAGAAGagttctttttcattttaaaggAACATGTTAAGTACAATGTACTGCAATTCGATAAAAAGTTTTTTGTGCAAGGTGTAGGTATTCCTCAAGGAAGTGCTTTGTCACCTCTGCTTTGCTCATTATACTATGGACATCTGGAAAGGAATTTGATCATTCCATTTCTTGAAAAAACTAGTAAAGGTGCCAGTAAAGATATATCTAGAAGACATATTTCTATGGATGCTTCTGCAGAGGAAAGTAGTGGGGATAGATATATACTTCTTAGATTTACTGATGACCATCTCTTCATTTCAACCTCAAAGAAGCAGGCTGCTAGCTACTTTTCCAGGCTGCAAAGAGGATTTTGTGAGTACAACTGCTACATGAATGATGGCaaattttctcataattttgaTATTGGACAGTTATCAGGGATTCCATCAAGCAGGGCATATGTGGGTGAAGATGGCATTTCATTTCTTCGATGGTGTGGATTGCTTCTCAACTGTTGCACTTTAGAAGTTCAGGCAGACTACACTAA GTATCTGAATAATCATTTAAGTTCGACTCTTACCGTCAGCTGGCAAAGTAAACCAGGCCGCCATCTGAGGGCAAAGCTGTGTAGCTTTATGAGACCTAAATGCCACCCTATATTCTTTGATTCAAATATTAATTCTGCAGCTGTTATCAGATTAAATATATATCAGGCTTTCTTGGTATGTGCAATGAAGTTTCATTGCTATGTTTGTGACTTATCGTGCATATGCAAACTTCATGCGGGATTCTATTTACACATTATTGAAAGATCTCTGAG GTATATGTACAAGCTCATAAAGAAACGGATGCATTCTGCATGCCATTATTCTGATGTCCAGCCAATACTTCAgttggaggaagaagaagttgaGTGGCTTGGATTTTATGCATATATACAAGTATTGAAGAGAAAAGAATCACGGCATAAACAGTTGATATCTTCATTAAGGAATAAGTTAGAACATACAATACCTACAAGTGTGCCACTGCCACCTCAACTAAAGTATGCAGTTGATGCCTCACATTCCTCTTTAATATGGAATATTAAGTATTAA
- the LOC115993121 gene encoding probable serine/threonine-protein kinase PBL21 yields the protein MDFSADCKPKKYCWRDLELLTNSFSEKNFIGKINFGKVYRGKTQQGQEVTVKIWLHPDVGRIAKHYANYGLTRLESECIFLTHPDVVNHPNLVKLIGYCCEAEDHHFGVVYDLISKDTLINLTDKDDLTWKQRMQVASAIARVLEHLHCQNPPYLLHFVHPALIMLDQDFNPVLFDFFMLTGGALGEKQHLLNQDVMLISDVPYLDSSFFKTGEWGPRSDQFSFAIVLIELICKHAFGGEKWKYYDQLPELWAWSKYKYSGFQPIDCPLVHESLKREPGFHALDGVAITKLIFRCVVYHKIRPTMSQIVQFLEGLHLFTGGLGGTVLECLLDEWDADESSSVKKKRGCFHFPCLVRKKK from the exons ATGGATTTTTCTGCTGACtgcaaaccaaaaaaatattgctGGAGGGATTTGGAACTCCTAACCAACTCCTTTAGCGAAAAAAACTTTATTGGAAAGATAAATTTCGGGAAAGTCTATAGGGGGAAAACTCAGCAAGGTCAAGAAGTTACTGTCAAGATATGGCTTCACCCTGATGTTGGAAGAATTGCCAAACATTATGCTAATTATGGTCTTACCAGACTGGAG AGTGAATGCATTTTTCTGACACATCCAGATGTTGTAAATCACCCCAATTTGGTAAAATTGATTGGATATTGCTGTGAAGCTGAAGATCACCACTTTGGTGTTGTCTATGATCTTATATCAAAGGATACTCTTATCAACCTCACTGACAAAG ATGATTTAACATGGAAACAAAGAATGCAGGTGGCATCTGCGATTGCACGTGTGCTTGAGCATTTGCATTGTCAGAATCCCCCTTACCTACTTCACTTTGTTCACCCTGCACTTATAATGCTTGATCAG GATTTCAATCCAGTGCTATTCGACTTTTTTATGCTAACTGGTGGAGCTCTTGGTGAAAAGCAGCATCTTCTGAACCAGGACGTCATGTTAATCTCAGATGTTCCCTATTTAGACAGCAGTTTTTTCAAGACAG GAGAGTGGGGGCCGAGATCAGATCAGTTTTCATTTGCTATTGTACTTATTGAACTCATATGTAAACATGCCTTCGGTGGGGAGAAGTGGAAATATTATGATCAACTACCTGAGTTATGGGCTTGGTCAAAATACAAGTATTCTGGCTTCCAACCAATTGACTGTCCACTCGTGCATGAGAGCCTGAAGAGAGAACCTGGATTTCATGCTCTTGATGGAGTAGCAATTACAAAGTTGATATTTCGTTGCGTGGTCTATCATAAGATACGCCCCACGATGTCACAAATTGTTCAGTTCCTGGAGGGTTTACATCTTTTCACTGGGGGTCTTGGTGGAACTGTACTGGAATGTTTATTAGACGAGTGGGATGCTGATGAATCTTCTTctgtgaagaaaaaaagaggatgttttcatttcccttgtttggttaggaagaagaagtaa
- the LOC115990838 gene encoding uncharacterized protein LOC115990838 yields MSTKINSLRKEINKLLDDEEIYWGQRAKAHWLKEGNKNTKFFHAQASERRKQNTILRIWDEQGRWCDEKESTAQVAIAHFENIYITDNPTRVEEVTAAIPSRVTNEMNANLTWDFTKEEVSIALKQSHPTKALGPDELNKTNIALIPKTNNPKRMFEFRPISLCNDSFMAAKLDMSKAFDRVEWCFIQRVMERMGFNTRWINWVMQCITIVFYSVLIKWGSVGKYHPN; encoded by the exons ATGAGCACCAAGATTAATAGcctaaggaaagaaatcaacaaGCTTCTGGATGATGAGGAAATCTATTGGGGGCAAAGAGCTAAAGCTCACTGGCTTAAGGAAGGGAACAAGAATACTAAGTTCTTCCATGCTCAAGCTTCTGAAAGGCGTAagcaaaacacaattttgagAATCTGGGATGAGCAAGGCAGATGGTGTGATGAAAAGGAAAGCACTGCCCAAGTAGCCATTGcccattttgaaaatatttacatAACAGATAATCCAACACGGGTTGAAGAAGTAACTGCAGCTATCCCCTCTAGAGTGACTAATGAAATGAATGCAAATCTCACTTGGGACTTCACCAAGGAAGAGGTATCCATAGCTCTCAAACAAAGCCACCCTACCAAGGCACTTGGCCCCGACG AGCTGAATAAAACAAACATAGCCCTTATCCCTAAAACAAATAATCCTAAAAGAATGTTTGAGTTCCGCCCCATCAGTCTCT GTAATGATAGTTTCATGGCAGCCAAGCTCGACATGAGCAAGGCCTTTGATAGAGTTGAATGGTGCTTCATCCAAAGGGTTATGGAAAGAATGGGTTTCAACACTAGGTGGATAAATTGGGTAATGCAATGCATCACCATAGTCTTCTACTCAGTTCTTATAAAATGGGGTAGCGTGGGGAAATATCACCCCAACTAA